In Fortiea contorta PCC 7126, one genomic interval encodes:
- a CDS encoding PIG-L family deacetylase translates to MVFSPHQDDETFGCGGMIALKREYGVPVIVTFLTNGQGAANAEPNYQHKIIQTRKQEALTALQILGVEPSAIHFLEKPDGTLPDLTLEEKQQTIAQITALLVQHQPEEVYVPHHQDCHRDHEATYELVKQAIIQAKISVDLIEYPVWLFWRAPLLLMLKLSDIAATACFSIVSVQDKKIRAISSYHSQIVNLPRGFIQGFLGSEEIFFKSEF, encoded by the coding sequence ATGGTATTTTCTCCTCACCAAGATGACGAAACATTTGGTTGTGGTGGAATGATAGCGCTAAAACGAGAATACGGTGTACCAGTAATTGTAACTTTTCTCACAAATGGTCAGGGCGCGGCTAACGCAGAGCCAAATTATCAACATAAAATTATCCAAACTCGTAAACAAGAAGCGCTAACAGCACTACAAATTTTAGGAGTGGAACCATCAGCTATTCACTTTTTAGAAAAACCAGATGGAACTTTACCTGATTTAACTCTAGAGGAAAAGCAACAAACAATTGCCCAAATAACTGCACTCCTCGTGCAGCATCAACCAGAGGAAGTTTATGTACCTCATCATCAAGACTGTCATCGAGATCATGAGGCTACATATGAATTAGTTAAACAAGCCATTATCCAAGCAAAAATTTCAGTTGACCTGATTGAATATCCTGTTTGGTTATTCTGGAGAGCACCGCTGTTACTCATGCTGAAACTGTCAGATATCGCTGCGACTGCTTGCTTTTCTATAGTATCAGTGCAAGACAAAAAAATCAGAGCGATTTCTTCTTATCATTCTCAAATTGTAAATCTTCCTCGTGGCTTCATTCAAGGCTTTTTAGGCAGCGAGGAAATATTTTTTAAATCTGAATTCTAG